The Amycolatopsis sp. DG1A-15b genome contains the following window.
GACGCGAGCTCCGCCTGGGCGAAGGTCGTCGACAAGTGCGGCGCCGACGCCGGGGTCAAGATCGCGCGGCAGGCGTTCGACACGACCGACCTCACCAACAAGGTGCTGCTCGCCGCCCAGCAGAACACCGCGCCGAACGTCCTCGTGGTCGACAACCCGGTCGTCTCCACCCTGGCCGAAGGCGGGGTGCTCAAGTCCAATGCGGACACCGGGCTCGACGCCGCGCAGGCTGCCCCGAACCTGCTCGCCGCCGCCGACGTCAAGGGCCAGGTCTACGGCGTCCCGATCGGGGCGAACACGCTCGCCCTCTACTACAACAAGGCCGTGCTGACCGGGGCCGGCGTCGACCCGGCGTCCGTGCGCGACTGGGCCTCGCTCGACGCCGCGCTGGCCAAGGTGCACGCCGCCGGCAAGAAGGGCATCACCTTCTCCGCCATCGGCACCGAAGAGGGCAGCTTCCAGTTCCTGCCGTGGTTCTGGGGCTCGGGCGCGAACCTGACGGACCTCGCTTCGGCCGGCGCCGTCTCGGCGCTCGCGCAGTGGAAGTCCTGGCTCGACAAGGGATACGCCCCGAACTCGGTGGTCGGCAACACGCAGACCACCAGCTGGCAGGAGTTCGCGACCGGCGAGTACGCCTTCGCCGAGAACGGCACCTGGCAGCTGCAGAACGCGAAGAAGGCCGGCTTGGACTACGGCGTCCTCCCGATCCCGGCGCGAGCCGGGGGAGCGGCCCCGGCCCCGACCGGCGGCGAGTTCGTCACCGTGCCCGTCCAAAGCAGCCCGGACGCCGAGAAGACCGCGGGCAAGATCGCGTCCTGCCTGACCAGCCCGGCCAACGTCCTCGACTCCGACACCGCCCTGACCTACGTCTCCGCCGTGCCGTCCGTGCAGGAGAAGCAGGTCGCCGCCCAGCCGGAGCTGAAGGTGTGGGTCGACGCGGTCAAGGTCGCGAAGGGCCGCACCGGCGACAACCTCGGCACCCGGTACCCCCGGATCTCCGAACCGCTCTGGGGTGCCGTGCAGGCCGCGCTCACCGGCGCGAAGGCCCCGGACGCCGCGCTCGCGGCCGCACAGGCGACCGCCGCGTCGGCGAAGTAGGCCCGCTCGTGCAGGACATCCGTGAACCGGTGACCGTCCGTCCGGCCGCGCGAGCGCCCGGCCGGACGGGGCGCCGCCGGCCGCAGCTGCTCGCGTGGGCGTTCCTCGCCCCACTCGTCGCCTACCTCGTGCTCTGCTACGGCTATCCGCTCGTGACGAACGTCGATCTCAGCCTGCGCAACTACACCGTCCGCACCTTCGTGCACGGCGGGGCGCCGCTGGTCTGGTTCGACAACTACGCGACCGTGTTCACCGATCCGACCTTCCGCACGGCCCTGCTCGACACGCTCGTCTTCACGGCCGCGTCGCTGCTGTTCCAGTACGGCATCGGCCTGGCGATGGCGGTGTTCTTCGCCCGCCACTTCCGGCTGGGCCCGACGCTGCGCGCGCTGTTCCTGGTGCCCTGGCTGCTGCCGCTGATCGTCTCGGGGTCGACCTGGGCGTGGCTGCTCAACAGCGAGTCCGGCGTGGTCAACTCCGTGCTGGGCTGGTTCGGTGCCGGCCGGATCGACTGGCTGACGTCACCGTCGTGGTCGCTGGTCTCGGTGATCATCGCCAACATCTGGATCGGCGTGCCGTTCAACCTCGTCGTGCTGCACAGCGGCCTGCAGAACATCCCGGCCGAGGTGTACGAGGCGGCGTCGCTCGACGGCGCCGGGGCGTGGCAGCGGTTCCGGCACGTCACCTTCCCGCTGCTGCGCCCGGTTTCGGCGATCACCCTGCTGCTGGGGCTGGTCTACACGCTCAAGGTCTTCGACGTCATCTGGATCATGACCAAGGGCGGCCCCGGCGGATCGTCGACCACCCTCGCCACCTGGTCCTACCAGCTCGGGTTCGGCAGCATGCTGCCGCGGTTCGGGCCCAGCGCGGCCGTGGGCAACGTGCTCATCCTGCTGGCCCTGGTCGCGGGGCTGCTCTACATCCGCGCGCAGCGCAGGCAGGAGGAGACGTGATCCGGCACTGGCGCACCGCGGTGGGGCTGGTCCTCACCGCCGTGATGCTCTTCCCGGTCTACTGGATGGTCAACGTGTCGCTGACCCCGGCCGGGCGGATGCGCAAGTCGCCGCCCGACTGGTTCCCCGCCGCGCCGACGTTCGAAGGCTACGAGCGGGTCCTGCGCGAGCAGCTCCCGTACTTCGCCACCAGCCTGTTCGTCGCGCTCGGCACCGTGGCGCTGACGCTGGCCCTGGCCGCGCCTTCGGCGTACGCGCTGGCCAAGCTGCGCCCGCGCGGGCACCGGGCGCTCGGGTTCGTGCTGCTGGTCGCCCAGATGATCCCCGGCATCATCATGGCGCTGGGCTTCTACGGCATCTACGTCTCGCTGGGCATCACCAACACCGCGTGGGGGCTGGTCCTCGCCGATTCGACGATCGCGGTGCCGTTCGCCGTGCTCATCCTCACCTCCTTCATGACTTCGGTGCCGGACGAGCTCGTCCAGGCGGCCACGATCGACGGCGCGGGCCCGGTGCGCGCGTTCTGGTCGGTGGTGCTGCCCGCGAGCCGCAACGGCGTGGTCACCGCGGGGCTGTTTTCGTTCCTGTGGGCCTGGTCGGACTTCGTCTTCGCGGCGACGCTCGACGGCGGCGGCTCGCTGCGGCCGCTGACCCTGGGGATCTACCGCTACATCGGCAACAACAACCAGGAGTGGAATTCCATCATGGCGACGGCGGTGGTCGCCTCCGTGCCCGCCGCCGTGCTCCTCGTGCTGGCGCAGCGGTTCGTCGCCGCCGGCGTCACCGCGGGCGCCGTCAAGGACTGAGCCCCTCTCCCGAAAGGACGACCCCTGTGCCCACGGGCGAATTCTCGCTGCGGGAAATTCCGTTCAGCTACCCGGGATCGTGGTTCGACGTCTCCCCGGTGGTGGCCCAGGCCACCTACGCCGACGACCTGCACCTGGTGTCCCACCGCCACGGCATGCACGCCGTCCTGGCGCTGGTCCCCGAAAGCGGCGGGGAGCGGGCGGCGGTCCCGGCCGTCGCGACGCCGTCCGCGCTCACCTGGGGGAGCGGCGAGG
Protein-coding sequences here:
- a CDS encoding sugar ABC transporter permease, yielding MQDIREPVTVRPAARAPGRTGRRRPQLLAWAFLAPLVAYLVLCYGYPLVTNVDLSLRNYTVRTFVHGGAPLVWFDNYATVFTDPTFRTALLDTLVFTAASLLFQYGIGLAMAVFFARHFRLGPTLRALFLVPWLLPLIVSGSTWAWLLNSESGVVNSVLGWFGAGRIDWLTSPSWSLVSVIIANIWIGVPFNLVVLHSGLQNIPAEVYEAASLDGAGAWQRFRHVTFPLLRPVSAITLLLGLVYTLKVFDVIWIMTKGGPGGSSTTLATWSYQLGFGSMLPRFGPSAAVGNVLILLALVAGLLYIRAQRRQEET
- a CDS encoding ABC transporter substrate-binding protein, yielding MKRHPIIRLLSVAVAATTLAACSSGTAPGGGTAGTGPGGAFTVWDPYPQFDASSAWAKVVDKCGADAGVKIARQAFDTTDLTNKVLLAAQQNTAPNVLVVDNPVVSTLAEGGVLKSNADTGLDAAQAAPNLLAAADVKGQVYGVPIGANTLALYYNKAVLTGAGVDPASVRDWASLDAALAKVHAAGKKGITFSAIGTEEGSFQFLPWFWGSGANLTDLASAGAVSALAQWKSWLDKGYAPNSVVGNTQTTSWQEFATGEYAFAENGTWQLQNAKKAGLDYGVLPIPARAGGAAPAPTGGEFVTVPVQSSPDAEKTAGKIASCLTSPANVLDSDTALTYVSAVPSVQEKQVAAQPELKVWVDAVKVAKGRTGDNLGTRYPRISEPLWGAVQAALTGAKAPDAALAAAQATAASAK
- a CDS encoding carbohydrate ABC transporter permease, yielding MIRHWRTAVGLVLTAVMLFPVYWMVNVSLTPAGRMRKSPPDWFPAAPTFEGYERVLREQLPYFATSLFVALGTVALTLALAAPSAYALAKLRPRGHRALGFVLLVAQMIPGIIMALGFYGIYVSLGITNTAWGLVLADSTIAVPFAVLILTSFMTSVPDELVQAATIDGAGPVRAFWSVVLPASRNGVVTAGLFSFLWAWSDFVFAATLDGGGSLRPLTLGIYRYIGNNNQEWNSIMATAVVASVPAAVLLVLAQRFVAAGVTAGAVKD